The sequence ACAACAATTTTTTGACAATTTCTTGTGATAAGGGATAATAGTATATCAAtctaaattaatcaactaaattcagaaaatctaaattatccaacaatttcatatcaaattcgAGTTCTAAATTATTTGAAACAAACAATTTGTAACTTGATGGCTTGGAAGAATAGATAAACCAATCTAATTTTTCAAGCAATAAGAACGATAATAAATCAAGTTTAGGAAAAAGAGATGATACTCGGTTTATACTAGTTCACCTAGTGTGGGCTACGTCGAGTTCTCTGCTACCGATGCAGGTTCCACTAAAATAGTCCGGAAGAAAGTACAAGAGTTTATAATGCTCAAGAATgatttctctcatttttctctcaatgCTCACAAATTATTCTTACAAAACTCACAAAACTCTAAAATTGAGGAAAAACGCTCACCGCAAAAAATCAATTCgacaaattttttttccttcttcattcgcTTAAGAAGTTCTCGGCAAGAAAAATGTTTCTACTGATTTGCTTTCTATAAAAAATTTCCATCGCCCACCATTATTATTCACTTTCAAATTGACCAATGAAGTAATTACTTATAGGTTACAAAACACATAAAACGGGCCTTAACTTGGACTCCAATTTTCTTAACATTCTATGACTCAGAGCCTTGTGTTACATgttaatgaaattttgtttgtaacttaattagattataaattcatatttttaatatcatttatagatcgaaatatatttaaatgtaTATTGTAAGTGTTCATGTGaacatgaaaatttaaaagaaaatggaaaaataataacaaaataatataaattttacgaatattttgaagtgaaataatgtgaaaataaaagttttttaatactgaaatttactttttttttaaaaaaaaaaaagctatatttatttttgaacTCATTCCAACTTTTCTCGTTAAAACATCATTTCTCCTCCAAGTTAATtgatgtgagttttttttttctgttattGTCTCAATTTCGACCTCTCTAGAAATGGAAGTTTAGTAGCacattgaaaaactaaaaaacttgagttgaaCTAACCtagttagttttataaaataaaattttctcaatgtttcaagatttatcaaaatttggttgaaatggggaaaacaaaataaaaagaagttctTGAAATTTCTATCAAAATTCTGAAGTTTCTCAAAATCTagtcaaaattggaaaaaaaatgaaatttcccCTACTAAAATGACTAGATTTCAATGAAATTTTTgctggatatatatatatatatatattatatatttttttaaaattaatgaaatataacaataaattcgtacttttagtttctatattaaACAAATAGATATAATGAAAGATAGTCTTTTCGATTTTGGGATCAACTAAGATTCAAACCAAACTTTTATaccaataattaaaaagaaaccaATAGTTAAAAAGAccaataaattgatttttatttggtttggtttattattgatttggttctcactttttgacattttttcttttatttcgaAGGAGTCATTTTTACTATttgcaaattaaaattgagtatttttttttatatatatataaattgaaatcgaATATTTTTGTCCTTTTTTCGTCACTTATCCTAATAATAAACATGCGCTCGTTATATTTCTAAACAACAAATATTTATGCATCATAATAattaatctacaaaaaaaatacataatttaaggatatacatataatattctcgattcaattttattttgattaatttttctaataaaaaatcgATATGAACTAAtcctttttcattttctccAAATAATCTGTATAAATTTATGCCTCTCTAACATAAAATTCCATTGACCCTAACTTTTACTTTCATATCCAAGTTAAAACTTCGAATTCTTAACGAAAAGTAATTTCTAAGATCCAATTCGAAAATcctttgattttataaaataatattataaacgCTACGTCTTTTATTTGATGAACTGCAGGGTTATACATATATCCTCATGAAATGAAACTGACTAAATTTGAGAATTTCGATCAAAAGGAACATGGTAAAGAAGGTTGGGAGTATATTTCTGACACTATTTACTGATCATTTACAACACAACAAATATGTACCGTCGTCATAGCTGAAGATTTAATTTGTGTATTGAAACAAAAGTTGTCACAGAACAGAATTTGCCACCATTTCCAAACCAACTAGTGTTGACCATATTGAATTATTTCTGAGAATTCAAGCTCTTGAACAAAAGTAAACCTAAACTACCAACTGCAAGTGCTAGGAAAATTGGGGTGCTGATGGATTCAAGATCAGTAATCCTCCACCTCCCTTCATCGTCAGCCTTTCCCCGGCGACTCCTCTCGTTCGAGTACTCCCTGAGAAGATTGCTCAAATTGTCGACTTGGAGAATAATTTGACGCTGCGCCCGTGCTATGTTTTGTATCTAGAGAAGCACAGAAATCAAATTTCCTCGGTTTGAATATTAAAACCAGAGAGGAAAATGGGTGATATTCAGCAAAATACCTCTTCCAGCAAGGGAGATTCCTTGGCCAATTGGGAGGATGATGAAGAATGAGGCAGTAGCGATCCGGTTAAGGCACCATTACTCAAGCCAGATATGAATACTGAAGTTGCTCCGGAGCCGTTGTTGCATGCATCGGATTGTGAAACCAAGTTCTGCTGGCTAGCAGAAATTTTTCTAGTACAGATCTTGGAGTTCAGCTCTTCAATACGAGTTGTGAACTCATCCATTCTCTCACTGAGAGTAGAAATCTGTTCTGAAAGTTGAGTAATAGCTCCCTGAAAGATTTTGAGATCGATCAGAATATTCAGCTAAGACTGCGTTTACCATTCAGAAATACTGTCAATCAAGAAACTAAATCAatatttatctcttctttgaATCAAAAGCTTCAACCAACATGTTTAAGCTTTATTTATGGGTAATCAAATTGCAATCTGATGGATATTGAACCATTTGATTCGTTGGAAGTTCTTTGCCACCATGTTCTAGAGATGAATTATGAAATGACATTCAATTCACGTTAAGACAACATGTCTTTCCAGATTTTCATAATGGTGGGATTTTGTTCACTTTTAAGCCTACAACGCTCAACAAAAATGGAGTTGTTAGTAGTTTTTAGATTCTACCTAAAAGGTATCCTATTCAGTAATAAAACTGGAAGCCTTAGACCGATGGAGAAGTTATATTTCGACATTTAATAAGATTCATTATCTTCCTCCGCTATCCTATCTATCTCCTCTTCGTTACGGGTGAGTAGAATATAGAAAGTATATAAACCACGTGAATAAGATTATCTTGATGCAGAAAAACATTTACCTGGTTAGAGACTACTGCAGGGGAATCTGGAGCCCTCACATCAAATCTCCTATTATTAACAGCGAGCTTTGTAAGCTTTGACAAGGTCTTGTCCCTCCGATTTGAAAATGATTGTGATAAGCCACTGGCAatgatatcaaatataaataagGATCCACAAATATGTAAACTAAGCACTTCAAGTACCATTCCATAAGAATCTAAATGAACAAGTAGAATAAAACAAGCCTGACTTTGTACAGAACTGAAGTGATGATATGTTCCTTagacatacatacatacatacatatatagatACATAGATATCTAACTCCATGAGCGTTTATACCCATTGATCAAACAGAGATTGTTTTCAACCAACTTTATTCTATCAAATCTTTTTGTTTTATCtcaattttggtttaaattCTTCTAATTATCTAATAAGAAGTATATCCAACAGTTGCAAAAGTAGGATGGTACCGGTTAAGGTATTTATTTCTCCTATCTGCAGAAGCTCGGGAAAGTGCTTCCTTTGGACTTGAAAGTGACTCATCGTCTATGCTGAGCTTGGTTTTTAAATCATCTGGCAAGGCCTACAAATGATCCCGTCAGACTTACTGTGGATAACAATCTGCTTAATCTGTTGCCTTGCGTTGCAAAAATCTTACCATAACATCATTAACAAGCTTCTCTAGCTGTATCTGTTCGATATAAGTTCGAGGGATATAGGAACCATCCAAACCCAACTGCTCAGCAACACATTTAACATGCACCCGATCTTTTCCTTGCACCTTCATCCAATGTTCAGCAAGTTAGTAGTATAATAATATGAACCAGCTCAATTTAAAAACAACATAGTTTCTAAACAAAATTCAGATATCATGATGGGACCATTATACTCGGGTGACTGAAAAAATGTGGCTAATGACAGATAATCATACTAGCCACTCGTTTAATTGGGGGAAAACTAAGTAACTaacaaaaatcatatatttGGAGGGTAAAAAGTTGATGCTAATATATGTCATACCTAGAAGTTCATATATGGAATGACTATTAAACCAGCCAACCAAATGAACAATCAAGGCAACAAACCCATTCGGTCCTAGAagttcatatattattaatctactactgaaaaaggagaaaatattTTCCTCCATAGTTCAGTTTTTTTAAATTGGTAATTTTGGTCTCTCTCAATTTCCATGTTAAAAGAAACGTACACCAAAGTCATGTTTTAAAGATCATACTCAAATCGTCCAAGGGTAACAAcctaatttctatttttcttctcaGGTGGGAAATAAGACTTTTTATAAATAGATGAATTGGCAAAAAGTAGGAAAAGAATTAAGACATACTGCCTAATTccttaataaaagaaaaaaaaaaaaaagataaagaagCTAATATAACTAATGTGGAATCCCTTCCCAATGTAACTAATGTAGAAAGAAAggcatacatttttttttccttttttttttccttcttttcctttcATCAAACTCGAAGACCCCCCTCCCACACAGACAATCTAAACACAGCATGAGAGGACTTTATACAGAACGGAAAGTAGTGTTGTTCCATGAAAATTTAAAGCAAATCAATGTCCTTTCATCAAGAAGAAACTACAGTAAAGCAGCATGGATAATGAGTACACGATGTACCTGAATGTATTTTCGGTTAAGTTGCTCCAACCAATCAATCTTTATACACACCCTATCATCAGAGAATATGTGACTGCTTCTTTTAAGAATAGTTGCAATTGTGTATCCAAGTGCCATAAGCCCTCCAAGAAGGCGCACACTAACTTCGAAAGTTATTCTAGGTGATATTATGAATGGAATATCTGTAACCCACTCCTGAAGAAAAGGGGAGGAAAATAAGATAGATCCATATAAGTAGCCAATAGGTACCTCATtaacacaaaaaataaaaataataaaaggacTGATATGCAAGGCAGCTTTCCTCATATTTCTAATTACTCTACATGGAAGTTCATATAACTGATCAAATAATCAGAAGCAGAgacaaataaaaacaagaaaaaaagagGGATTAAAAAATCTACTGTGGCATGTGCATCCAAACTAAGACCTGCATAAATACGCATGGAATACAAGCAAATATAGCTCGAAGGAACTCAGTTATATAGCTTTAGTTAATATGACCTCAAACATAAGATTGTATTTTCCATCCCTATTCCTCATCCTCAGATAGGATTGACACACTTCAGGATCTTCACCAGGAGGCAGAAGATAAATGTCATAAGTTTCCTCAGTAGACTCCCTGTGATTTTCGGATATAACAGCCTTAATTTGATCCACAGGTACTGCTTTAGTTGACTGTAACCAGAAAATTAACCCAACTCATGTAGAGTAAAAATCATATAATTTAGCAGGAAACGAATAAAGTTGAAGCAGTGAACCACTTAAACCTTAAGAATATATGTAGGATTCTGGAAACCAGTAAAAGGATTGAATTTGTTAATAATTCTTATATGGGCAGTCTGAAGATCTGGCTCAATAAAAGCTTTATACATTGGATAAACCTGCATCCAAAAAGAATTATATGAACCACCATCAACAATTTTATTGCACGTGATTGGTGACAAGAAGGACCAACATTTGAGGAATACAGCTAATAAAGAGGACTTACCGTTTCAGAAACTTGATGTATTATTTCTTCTGGCTCTTGGCCAGCTCGCTGAATATCACGTAGTACCCGTTTCACTAAGTCAAAATGAACACCACCAGTGACTGATACACGAAGATCTAGCAATGGACGTAATTTTTCACTTAATGCATAGATGCCCTCAATAATGACGATTCGTGACTCAGGAACTTCAAGAGTCCTGTTAGTGGCCATTAAAAGTAAGAAGGTTAAATGGTAAAAGATAAACAAATGTTCTAGTAAAATAAACTCTAAGAGAGAGGGACTATCTAGATTCACAACCATTGAGAGAGAagctataaattttaaaagattaggACGCAAGAAGTTAAGCATCTAAACCACCCTTTTCTCTTCACGTCCAATCTGACTGCTAGACCCAACAATTCATGGTATGACATAGTGACCGAGTAAATTTCAAGCAGTACAGTTCTCAGCTGAAGAAATgctaaataaaacaaaacctaAATTGACACATTACCTGTAACCCACGCGACTGCTAGTCTTGAAATCATAAATAGGAACCTGGACCGATTTTCCTTCTCTTAAACCATTAATATTTTCCAACAATGTATCATAATCTGTTAGACGTGGGTCTGGTGAAAAAAGGGGTCATTAGAGATTTCCAGTGACTTGAATTACAAGAAATAATTGAGAACCATACTCGCTAAAAGGACCGCAAAAAGAGCATACTTTAAGGACTACCATAAATTAGAACTAGGAATGAAAGGTGGATTACAAAATATTTGGtataaatgaaatttcattcttCAAGGTAATAGATAATGTCCATATATATGCATAGCCATGACTGCCTAAGAGGAAAAATATAAGATGTAGGCTAAAAAACTTACGAGAAGCTTGTGTCTCCATGATTTTGTAGATGGCAATGGAAAATTACATGTTTCCCTGCCACCTCACTTTGGAGAACAGAAAAACAAAGCAATCATCAAAGCTTGTGAAAGTATTAAGTACTGGAGGACTTCAGACCGGTGTCACGGAGTTGTAAACCAAAAGGTATAATTTTTGGCGCAATCATACTGCTAAAATTTTTACTAAATTGAGATCATGAATGGTTAGTAGAATGAAATGATACCATCAAAATTGCCATCGATGATACGACTGGAATCATTGTAGTTATCCATCGTGATAACAGCAATGCTGGGTATAAAGTTAAGCACCTTCTCAGTAAATACAGTCTTCCCAGCTCCAGAGGGTCCTGCCACTCCTACTAGAATTATCCCATCATTCTTTTGAGACAGTAACTGGCACGCTCGTATTACAATGAAGAAACCTTTCTCGAATGAAAGAGGATCTTGAATtggaaggatctcatatcgatTCGAGTCCTTCTTCTTAACTAACTGAACTTGATCTCGCAAAAGGCCAGAGCGCCTCCGAGGTGATTCAATGCTAGGAGACGTATCTTGAGCCATTTAGAAGTTTCTTTTCTGTTTGCTGCAGAAAGACAAGCGCATAAGATAGAGCTAAATGCACTTCTTAAACCAGGAAACCCAATTCTACAAAACCTCCATTTTGACCAAGAGTTGATATACAAAACAAAACTCAATATTGCGCAACATAAAGACAGTGTCAAGGAGCCCATAGGTCAAAGCTAAGGCGTTACAAAAAACATCCTTCTGAACAAAGAGTATAAAGAGTACAAAATTAGACCCTGAAATCCTGAAATCCTACACATACCAAGAACACAAATTCAACAAAAATATGAATCAGAGTCCAAATAACACATCATATACAGATTAGCACAAATTTAACCCATAAAACAGAAACAAAACAGCAAACAAACCTTATGGAAGAAAGAACAAGAACTATTCTCAGTAAAAACACTTAGCGTTGTTGAATTTCTGAAGCTCCTGCCTGGTTTCTGAAAATCAAACGAATTGCTGAGCACtaaattttggatattttcaaGTGGGGTCTTCTCCTTTTCGTAAATGGGTGTTCCTTTTTCATGAATATAAATGGTGGGGCGTCTGAGTGAGAGGACATGTGGTCCGATTCTCTGAACTAATGGGTCTCAAGGACCCGGAACATCAAATCGAACTAGGTGGTTAAAAAGAAACAGACAGATTAAAAAGCAAATTGAAGAGGGTACTAGGATAAGATTGAGAGAGCGTAATATCACCGCGATCGATTGGACAAAAGGAAGACAGATGGAGAAAGTTACAAATGAATTGAATGCGTTGCTGTGAGTGATTCGCACAGACGTTTCCCCTCTCTTTGTGCGAGGAAGGGTTTTTTGCTTTAGCCCCATGTGTGAGATGCCGTTGCAATTGCCAAATGCAGGTAAAAAATCGAAGGACGAGAGAAACATTATCCAAATTTCACAATAGTTGGGAAATTGAAAAGGGAGATTGCCACTCGAAGATGGTGGAATAAAATGACAGCATGAGAATGATCAAGAAGGCTTGAAAACTGATGGAATCAAATGGAAAGGCTGTAATGATCAACAGTTTGGAAGCTTCGCGTGGGCCTATCATCAAACATTTGtcgttaaaagaaaattgttgctTCCGTTTATATTATTCTACCAAAATAttaactttattatatatatatatatatatcattcgacttttttttaagaaaaaatcaaattattaacaGTAAATTTTCTTTGTTCTatgtataataatttttaagaatttttgCTTTGTACAATATAGAGTGATTTTTATGATAAATATGATCATATCAAAACATTGAAATAAATATTGTTACATTTTGTATAGTAGTTAAAATAAATGTTAAGATATTATTTCGGTATCgtgaaattttttcaattttaatctttgtttttttagtgttcaattttattacatatacttttaataaatcttaaatttagtcattcGAAGTAAATTTTTATCGGGATTAGTTTAATGATAATGATCATTTTCATACcttcaaatataatatgaaaatatattttcaacatttGTGAAAAGACTAATAGACagtaaaagttattttttaaaaaaaaataacaaattagtggtagggactaaatttaaaatttattaaaaaacaattactaaaattagataGCAGGTACaatgactaaaattaaacaaaaacaaaatataaaatacaatcaCCAATGAGTAATTTTacctaaaataaaacaacattgTATTGTAAAAGTCTCTATACTCTATGTTTATAGGAAGAGGGTAGAAACGGAAAAGCACaagaaatggatgaaggaagaAACGAAAATCATGAAGATGATTAGAATATGACACAAGTAActtatttaaaaggaaaatcatataaatatgtgTAGAGGAAGTATTTCGAATA comes from Benincasa hispida cultivar B227 chromosome 2, ASM972705v1, whole genome shotgun sequence and encodes:
- the LOC120071089 gene encoding inorganic pyrophosphatase TTM1 isoform X1, whose protein sequence is MAQDTSPSIESPRRRSGLLRDQVQLVKKKDSNRYEILPIQDPLSFEKGFFIVIRACQLLSQKNDGIILVGVAGPSGAGKTVFTEKVLNFIPSIAVITMDNYNDSSRIIDGNFDDPRLTDYDTLLENINGLREGKSVQVPIYDFKTSSRVGYRTLEVPESRIVIIEGIYALSEKLRPLLDLRVSVTGGVHFDLVKRVLRDIQRAGQEPEEIIHQVSETVYPMYKAFIEPDLQTAHIRIINKFNPFTGFQNPTYILKSTKAVPVDQIKAVISENHRESTEETYDIYLLPPGEDPEVCQSYLRMRNRDGKYNLMFEEWVTDIPFIISPRITFEVSVRLLGGLMALGYTIATILKRSSHIFSDDRVCIKIDWLEQLNRKYIQVQGKDRVHVKCVAEQLGLDGSYIPRTYIEQIQLEKLVNDVMALPDDLKTKLSIDDESLSSPKEALSRASADRRNKYLNRGLSQSFSNRRDKTLSKLTKLAVNNRRFDVRAPDSPAVVSNQGAITQLSEQISTLSERMDEFTTRIEELNSKICTRKISASQQNLVSQSDACNNGSGATSVFISGLSNGALTGSLLPHSSSSSQLAKESPLLEEIQNIARAQRQIILQVDNLSNLLREYSNERSRRGKADDEGRWRITDLESISTPIFLALAVGSLGLLLFKSLNSQK
- the LOC120071089 gene encoding inorganic pyrophosphatase TTM2 isoform X2; protein product: METQASHPRLTDYDTLLENINGLREGKSVQVPIYDFKTSSRVGYRTLEVPESRIVIIEGIYALSEKLRPLLDLRVSVTGGVHFDLVKRVLRDIQRAGQEPEEIIHQVSETVYPMYKAFIEPDLQTAHIRIINKFNPFTGFQNPTYILKSTKAVPVDQIKAVISENHRESTEETYDIYLLPPGEDPEVCQSYLRMRNRDGKYNLMFEEWVTDIPFIISPRITFEVSVRLLGGLMALGYTIATILKRSSHIFSDDRVCIKIDWLEQLNRKYIQVQGKDRVHVKCVAEQLGLDGSYIPRTYIEQIQLEKLVNDVMALPDDLKTKLSIDDESLSSPKEALSRASADRRNKYLNRGLSQSFSNRRDKTLSKLTKLAVNNRRFDVRAPDSPAVVSNQGAITQLSEQISTLSERMDEFTTRIEELNSKICTRKISASQQNLVSQSDACNNGSGATSVFISGLSNGALTGSLLPHSSSSSQLAKESPLLEEIQNIARAQRQIILQVDNLSNLLREYSNERSRRGKADDEGRWRITDLESISTPIFLALAVGSLGLLLFKSLNSQK